The Arcobacter lacus genome segment ACTCAAGAGAGAGCATTGGCTTCATATTTAAGAAGTTTAGGAGAGTAATATGGCTGGAAATACACAAATGAACGAAAATGAAAGAGGTATTTTTAAATTAAATGGAATTTCAGGTATGTTAGTAGCTGTTGTTCTATTATTAACAATCCTTGCTGTTTTAGTAGTAAATGCAGTATTAGTTCAACAAAGAGAAGCTACAAACTACTATAAAATAAACCAAGATTTAAATGGTTTAAAAGCAAATAGTGCAGATAATCATACACAGTACCAACTTGTTGGTAATGAGAAATAAGGAGTAAAATATGGAAAAAATTATTGGTATTTTACTTGTAGTTGCAGCTATAATGACTATATATTTTGGTTATTTTGATGCAGCAAAAGTATATGTTGGTTAAATGAAAAAAGTTAAATTTTTTAAAGTAGGAGTGATTTTTTCACTTTTACTTTTTTTCTATACAAGCTTAAATGCTCAAAATTACATCTTGAATGATGATAAATTAATTGATGATAGAGCAAAAGAAAAAATCAATCAAATTGGTGATGAAGTTAAGTCTAAATTAGGTGTTAATATATATATTTATGCAAAATCTACTTTAGGCTTAGATGATAATATTAAAATAAAAGATAAAATTGAAATAATAAAATCAAATGAAAATAAGATTTTAGAAAATTTGCAAAATCCATATATTTTAATGACTATTTATGTTGAAGAAAATATCGTAAATTTAATTTTTACAGAAGATTTAAAAAATACAATTGATAAAAATGATATTTTAGATGGCTATGTTGTTCCTCTTCTTGCATCAAAAGATAAAAATACTCTTTATGCAAAAGTTAGTGCAGCAACTTTGAATGGCTATGCAGCTATTGCTGATACTTTAGCAGATTCTAAAAATATAAAATTAGAAAGTAGTATAGGAAATTCTGGTAAAGTTTCTGGTACAATTTGGAGGGTATTTATGTATACTCTTGTTGTTGTTGCACTATTGACTTATACTTATGCTGTTTTAAGAAAGAGAAAATAAATTATGAAAAGAAATTATTGGCCACTGTTTTTTGTAGGAATTTTTAGTTTTGTATTTTCAATGATTGTTTGGACAATTAACAAAGCTGTAAGTGTCCCTACAATTGAAGATAGAAGTTTTATGAAAAAATATCAAGATGTCGATGAACATTTTAATGTAATGATGGAATCAAATCAAAAATTTCTATCAAAATATGATTTTGAAATGTATTTAAATGGTAAGAAATTTGATTTAACTACAGAAGATATAAAATATTCTCAAAGAGTAATTGAAAAATATTCAGAAAATAAAAACCTTTTAAAAATAGGTGAAAACAATCTAAAGATTGTAGTAGTAGACAAAATAACAAAAGAAAAAAAAGATATGAAAATTGATTTAATAGTTTCAAAAACTATGACTAATGATAGTGATATACCTATTAAAAATGATAATTTTACAAATTTAAATAATACTTTTTCTTCAAATTTTGATATAAAAGAGGCAAATAATTGGATTATAACAGGTAGTTTCAATGTTGATGAAACAATAGGTTATATTTATATTAAAACAAATGCTATCTAAAAAAAAACTTTTAGTTTTTCCAACTTCAAGAGCAATCAGAGATTATATCTCTAAACAAAAGAGTGATAATACTCTTTTGCCTTTTATTCTAACTATAGATGAATTTTTAAAAAAATCAATATCATTACCAGATTTAAAATATTGTGAAGAAGAACATAGAATTCTTTTTTTAAATGAAGCAATAAAAAATGTTGATATAAAGAAACTAGGAATTTCAAATAATTTTACAAAATTTTTGAAGCAAAGTGATTATATATATAGATTTTTTTTGGAATTAGCAAGTGAGAAAGTTGAAATTGAAGAGATACAAAATGTTGATACATATGACTTTTATTTAGAGCATTTAGAAATTCTAAAAGTTATTAAAAAAAAATATATAGAAATTTTAGAAAAAAACTCTTATGTTGATAAAATAAATTTTGATAAATCTTACTCAATAAATAAAAACTTTTTAGATAAATTTCAAGATGTTGAGCTCTATTTTGAAGGATATTTTACGAAAGTAGAGTTTGAAATTGTAGAAAAAATATCCCAAAAAATAGATACAAAAATTATATTTTATTCAAATTATTACAATCAAAAATCATTAGAAGTTTTTAAAAATCTTAATATTAATCTAAAAATTGATCACAAATATAAAATTGATTTAACAAATAAAATTATTTTAGATGAAGAAGAGATAAAAAGCTTATTAGAAAGTTATGAAATAAAAGGATTTTCATCAAGGTTAAATCAAATAGCATATATAAAATCTTCTATAGAAAAATCTGTGTTAAATGGAGTGAATCCTACAAATATAGCTTTAGTTTTACCGGATGAGAGTTTTGCAGATACTCTTCAACTATTTGATGATGAAAGATATTTTAATTACGCTATGGGGAAAAGCATAAAAAATAAAGAACTTTACCAAATAGCAAATGCAATTTATTTATATCTTAGTGAAGATGAAGAAAAAAATATTTCAAATCTAACTTATTTAAAAGTTGATAAAGAAGTCATAGATAAAAACATAAAACCTTTTTGGAATAAAATTACAAATAAAGAGTTACTTTTATTTATTACAGATTTCATAAAAGAAAAAGAAAAAAATGTAGAGTTACTTGAAAAGTATGATGAACTTCTTTACAAACTAAATATTGTACTTTTTTCAAATGAAAATCAAATTTTATTAAAAGATGTATATAAAATATTTTTACAAAAATTATCAACAATTACTTTAGATGATATAAATTCTGGAAGAATTACAGTTTTAGGATTACTTGAAACAAGAGCTATTTCTTTTGATACCGTGATAATTTGTGATTTTAATGAGTCATTTATTCCAAAGATTTCAGTTAAAGATAAGTTTTTATCAACAAAATTAAAACAATTAGCAAATCTTCCAACTCAATTTGATAGGGAATCTTTACAAAAATATTATTACAAACGATTGATAAGTTCTTCAAAAAATGTTTTTATATCTTATGTGAACTCTGAAACAAACCAAATTTCAAGATTTGCAAATGAACTTTTTGAAAAGAATATTATAACAGATACAAATGACAACTTCTACAAACATATTTTATATGTTAATCATAAAATTTCTCATTTTGAGGAAGAGATATTAGAGCAAATTGATTTAACAAAATTTATTTGGTCTGCTACATCATTTAAAACTTTTTTACAATGTAGAAGAAAGTTTTATTTGCAAAATATATTAAAAATCAGGGAACATTCAATCTCTTTAAAACCAAAAGGGTATGAGTTAGGTGATATTATTCACTCTATTTTAGAAGATTATTATACTATTGATAAAAATTCAAATGAACTAAGTTTTGAAAAAATTGAAGAACTTTTTTATAAATATAAAAGTTCAAATCCTTTTTTGATTTTAGATTTGGAAATTTGGAAGAAAAAACTTTATGAATTTTATTTATATGATAAACAAAGATTACAAAATAGGGTAATTGTTAATTTAGAAAAGAATTTTGAATGTGAATTTAATGGCATAAAAATAAGAGGAATTATTGATAGAATTGATAAAATTGAAGATAATTATGAGTTGATTGATTATAAAACATCTTCAAGTTTAAGTGTTGATACTTTAAAAAATTATGAAAAAAGTTCAGATTTCCAACTAGAATTTTATTATATTGCAATGAATCAACTTTTTAAGACAACTAACATAAAAGCATATTATTATGATTTAAATACTCCTTCTCTTATCCCAGAAATTTCAATAAATGAGAAATTAGAGCTACTAAGTCAAAAATTTGATGAATTAAAAGAGCTTTCAAAAGAAAAAATATCTTTTTTTAAGTGCGAAGATAAAGCAAATTGTTTATACTGTTCTTATAAAATCATTTGTAATAGGGAATAAATACACACAAGTTCTATTTATTAGAACTTGTTGCTATTAATACATCTTCAATAATTTTTGTTATATCGCCATCTAAAATAGCATCAACATTTGAATAACCAATATTACTTCTACTATCTTTTACTTGTTGATAAGGTTGAAGTACATAAGATCTAATTTGATGACCCCAACCATTTTCACTTTTTTCTATACCATCTTTACTTGCTCGTTGTTTTTCAAGTTCAAATTCATATAATCTAGATTTTAACATTTTAAAAGCACTATCTTTATTTTTATGTTGACTTCTATCATTTTGACATTGAACTACAATTCCTGTTGGAATATGTGTAATTCTAATAGCTGATTCAGTTTTATTTACGTGTTGTCCACCAGCTCCACTTGCTCTGTATGTATCAATTCTAATATCTTTATCTTCAATTACAATATTGATATTATCATCAATTTCTGGACTTACCATAACTGATGAAAAAGATGTGTGTCTTTTAGCATTTGAGTCAAATGGAGAAATACGTACAAGTCTGTGAATACCATTTTCTGCTTTCATATATCCATAAGCATTTTCACCTTTGATGATAAAAGAAACATCTTTTATTCCTGCTTCATCACCATTTTGATAATCAAGAAGTTCAACTTTAAAATCATTTCTTTCTGCCCATCTAAGATACATTCTATATAAAATGCTTGCCCAGTCTTGTGATTCAGTTCCACCAGCTCCTGGATGAATAGAAACTATTGCATTTGAAGCGTCATCTGGATTTGAAAGCATTACAGATATTTCAGTTGATTTGATTAAATTTTCTAAATCACTAGCTTCTTCATAAAGCATCTCTAAAGTTTCTTCATCTTTTTCTGCTGTTGCCATTTCATAAAGTTCATTTGTTCCAGTTAATGAGTCAAATGCTTTATTAAATTTATTTAGTTTTCCTAAAATTCTATTTTTTTCTATTCCTATTTTTGTAGCATTTTCAACATCATTCCAAAAATCTTGAGATGCTTCCTCATTTTTTATTTCAGCTAATCTATTATTTAAAATATCAGGTTTTAGAATACCTTTTATATTATTTAATTTTGTATTTAGAAGTTTTAATAATTCTGAATATTCGTATGCGTCCATTTATTTTTTAATCCTTTAAAAAGTGTTTATAAAAGTTGTGTTTTGAAAGAGAGTTGAAAAAGGGCTATTAGCCCTTTATTCATTTTTTAGAAGGATTATTTAAATCTTTTAAGTAAGCGTAAATACCTTTAATTGTTTTGCTATTTAAGTTACTTGTATGAATTGCTGCATTTAAAGAACTTTCTTTTCCATTTCTACCTAATTCATAATCTTTTAAAGAACTTTGCATATCTTCAACAGATAAAGAATTTAAAGCTACACCACCTTTTTTAACTTCACCTTTTGCTCCATGACAAGTTTGGCATTGATTAACATAAATTTTTTGAGCATCAACTTTTGCTTCTTGAACCTCTTTTTCAATTTTTGCTTTTTCTTCAGCTTGTTTTTTTTGCTCTAATTTTGCAAGGATATTTGCTTCCATTTGAGCTTGATTCCCTACAAATTGAGTTGTTCCAAACTGTTGAGTTGTTGGAGTTTTTAGAATATAAATAAAATTCATACCATTTGCAGTTTGAGAAATTTTAATATCATCAACTGCCCAACCTTGTTTTTTCATATCATTTACAGAGAACTTTCCAGCACATGCACCACCATCAAGGGCAATATTTTCAATAGTACTCATAGAAGAATGATTTTCTTTAAAGCACATAGTTGTATCAGCTAAAATAGAAGTCGTTCCTAATAGTAAAATAGAAGAAAGAATAGCTTTTTTCAAGATAAAATCCTTTTTTTTAAATTGCAAGATTTTATCATAATAAGATTAAATTTTTATAAGAAATTAAACTTCATACATCAAACAACTATCTGTTTTTAGATATATTAGATATGATTTTACATTAGCAGTTTGGAATATATCTTTTATTGCTTTTTTATAATATAAAACTTGACTTTTGTGTTCTTCTAACTCTTCTTTTGTAGTTTTATAATCTATAATGTAGTAACTATCATCCTTATAAAGAAGCAAATCTATAATTTTTATTTCTTCTTTATAGATTAGAGCTTGTTCACTAATGAACGAAGAATTTATTATTATGGAATTAAATAATTCATTATTTAATAAAAAATTTAATCGTCGTTCAATATCCACAAAATCTTCATCATTTAAGTAGTTTGAAAATCTTGTTTTTGATAAGTTTACAAAATATTTTAAATTTTCTTTAGAAAAATCATTCATCATTTCCAAACAATAGTGAGTTGCTAAACCAAAATATTTTGCATGAAGATGATTTACTTCTATCTCTTTTTCTTTTACTATTTGTTTTTCTTGAGTTCCTAAATTTAATGGAGTATATGAAATTATATTTTTTCCTTCGTCTATTTTTACTAAATTTGAACTCTCAATTATTTTTCCAATTTTGCAAACATTCATATTTAATATATCAAAAACGCTTGATTTCTCTTTTTTTAAAATAATCATATTATTTTTTGCTCTTGTCATTGCAACATATAAAATATTTATTTCATCTTCTAAGCTTAGTTTTTTTTCTTTTTCTATAGCTTTTTCATACTCTTTATTGAAGTTTTCATAACCTTTTATTTTATAGAAAATATTTTTTAATTCTAAGTTTTCATAATCAAAAAGAAGTGAAGATTTATCAACATTTTTTCTTTTTATTCTATCAAGAAGTATTACAGTGTGAAACTCTAAACCTTTTGATTTAAAAATAGTTAATATCTGAAGCCCTTTAGATTCACTATTTTCCATAATAGCTTCGAGTTTATCGATTTCATAAACAAAATCAACTATGTTATTAAAATTTGAACTTACTTCAATAAGTTTAATTATATTTTCATCTATAATTTTTAGTTTTTTTGATAACTCTTTTATTAGTTCTTGAACAGAAATTTCATCTAAATTAATTTCCAAATCTAAAGTTGTTAAAAGTTTATTTCCAATAATAGCATTTAGATTTTCTTTATAAATTTCTTCTTTAAAATAGGTATATTTTATGGCATTTATAACTGCTTTTACATTTTGTTGATTTATGAGTTTTGAAGTCATTTCTGTTGAAATTTTCATATTTGGAAATTTTTGTTTTAAATAATAATATAAAGATAAAACATCATCATTTGTATAAGTTAAAATTGAAATATCATTAAAATTTACGCCATTTTTCAATAACTCTTCAATTTTTTTTGCAACATTTACAAACTTTTCATCTTCTTCAAAAGCAGTGTCAACAACAACTTCTACATAACCATTTGTTCTTACTGATTCTTGTTTAAAATACTCATAATTTGGCAAATTTAAAAAAAGCTCATTTACAAAATTTATTACATTTTCACATGAACGATAATTTGTATTTAAAACTTCAACTTCCAAAATCTTATTTGTATTTGCTACATAATCAAAAAGTTCTCTTTTCCCACCACGAAATCTATAAATTGATTGTTTTGTATCTCCCACATAAAAAAATGTTTTGAATTTTGTAACATCGCCTGATAAAATTTCATCAATTAATGGTTCTAAAATTTTGTATTGTAAAAGTGAAGTATCTTGAAATTCATCTATTAAAATATGAGAATAGTTTGAATCAAGTCTAAAATATAAAAAATCTTTATCTATTTTTGTAGATAACAAGTCATAAACTAAATTTGAAATATCATTAAATTCTAAATAGTTTTTATTTTTATTAAACTCAAATTTAAAATTTTTAAATTTTAAATATACTTCAAATATCTTGTTCAAGCTAAAACCAGCTCTTATTTTATAGTAAATTGATAACTCATCTTTTAACTTAAAAAAATCATTTTTATTTGATTCATTTGCACATTTTTTAAAATATGAATAATCTTCAAAATTCTCTTTTTCAAGCCAAGTTCTTCCAAATAAATCCTCAAAAGTCTCAAAATCAACTGCATTTTTTGCACTATTACTTGCATTTGCACAAGATAAAATTGATTCTTTTATCTTAAATGCCTCTTTTAAAATATTCTCTTTTTGTAGTTCAATCAAACTTGCATCGATATTTATAACTTCTATATCTTCATTTTTTTCTAAAATAGTTTTAAACAATTCAAAAATAGAGTTGAATTTCTTTTTTTCATAAAATGATAAATCTATCAAAGTTTGAAAATCTTTTTCATTAAGTGATTTTAAAAATTCATAACTAAGTTTTTCAATATCATCATTTTTTATTTCAAAATCATCACCTATTCCGATATATCCGCAAAATTCTCTTAAAATTTTATTTACAAATTTATCTATTGTAAAAATAGATAAGTTTGCATTTGAAAATTGTTTGATTAAGATATTTTTTTTACCAAGAATTTCTTCTTTACTTAAATTTACTTCATTTTCTATTGCATTTAAATATGCTTCATCATCTCCTAAAGTAAGAAGAGTTTTATAGATTCTTTCGCTCATTTCATTTGCAGCTTTATTTGTAAATGTTAGAGTTAAAATCTCATTTGGTTTTGCACCAAGAAGAAGTAAACAAATATATCGAACTGTTAGTGCGAAAGTTTTACCACTTCCTGCACTTGCTTTTAATGCTAAGTAATTTTTCATGGACTAATAATACTAAAGTAAT includes the following:
- a CDS encoding DUF4006 family protein, with translation MAGNTQMNENERGIFKLNGISGMLVAVVLLLTILAVLVVNAVLVQQREATNYYKINQDLNGLKANSADNHTQYQLVGNEK
- a CDS encoding PD-(D/E)XK nuclease family protein, with protein sequence MLSKKKLLVFPTSRAIRDYISKQKSDNTLLPFILTIDEFLKKSISLPDLKYCEEEHRILFLNEAIKNVDIKKLGISNNFTKFLKQSDYIYRFFLELASEKVEIEEIQNVDTYDFYLEHLEILKVIKKKYIEILEKNSYVDKINFDKSYSINKNFLDKFQDVELYFEGYFTKVEFEIVEKISQKIDTKIIFYSNYYNQKSLEVFKNLNINLKIDHKYKIDLTNKIILDEEEIKSLLESYEIKGFSSRLNQIAYIKSSIEKSVLNGVNPTNIALVLPDESFADTLQLFDDERYFNYAMGKSIKNKELYQIANAIYLYLSEDEEKNISNLTYLKVDKEVIDKNIKPFWNKITNKELLLFITDFIKEKEKNVELLEKYDELLYKLNIVLFSNENQILLKDVYKIFLQKLSTITLDDINSGRITVLGLLETRAISFDTVIICDFNESFIPKISVKDKFLSTKLKQLANLPTQFDRESLQKYYYKRLISSSKNVFISYVNSETNQISRFANELFEKNIITDTNDNFYKHILYVNHKISHFEEEILEQIDLTKFIWSATSFKTFLQCRRKFYLQNILKIREHSISLKPKGYELGDIIHSILEDYYTIDKNSNELSFEKIEELFYKYKSSNPFLILDLEIWKKKLYEFYLYDKQRLQNRVIVNLEKNFECEFNGIKIRGIIDRIDKIEDNYELIDYKTSSSLSVDTLKNYEKSSDFQLEFYYIAMNQLFKTTNIKAYYYDLNTPSLIPEISINEKLELLSQKFDELKELSKEKISFFKCEDKANCLYCSYKIICNRE
- the prfB gene encoding peptide chain release factor 2, whose protein sequence is MDAYEYSELLKLLNTKLNNIKGILKPDILNNRLAEIKNEEASQDFWNDVENATKIGIEKNRILGKLNKFNKAFDSLTGTNELYEMATAEKDEETLEMLYEEASDLENLIKSTEISVMLSNPDDASNAIVSIHPGAGGTESQDWASILYRMYLRWAERNDFKVELLDYQNGDEAGIKDVSFIIKGENAYGYMKAENGIHRLVRISPFDSNAKRHTSFSSVMVSPEIDDNINIVIEDKDIRIDTYRASGAGGQHVNKTESAIRITHIPTGIVVQCQNDRSQHKNKDSAFKMLKSRLYEFELEKQRASKDGIEKSENGWGHQIRSYVLQPYQQVKDSRSNIGYSNVDAILDGDITKIIEDVLIATSSNK
- a CDS encoding c-type cytochrome — its product is MKKAILSSILLLGTTSILADTTMCFKENHSSMSTIENIALDGGACAGKFSVNDMKKQGWAVDDIKISQTANGMNFIYILKTPTTQQFGTTQFVGNQAQMEANILAKLEQKKQAEEKAKIEKEVQEAKVDAQKIYVNQCQTCHGAKGEVKKGGVALNSLSVEDMQSSLKDYELGRNGKESSLNAAIHTSNLNSKTIKGIYAYLKDLNNPSKK
- a CDS encoding RecB-like helicase, with amino-acid sequence MKNYLALKASAGSGKTFALTVRYICLLLLGAKPNEILTLTFTNKAANEMSERIYKTLLTLGDDEAYLNAIENEVNLSKEEILGKKNILIKQFSNANLSIFTIDKFVNKILREFCGYIGIGDDFEIKNDDIEKLSYEFLKSLNEKDFQTLIDLSFYEKKKFNSIFELFKTILEKNEDIEVINIDASLIELQKENILKEAFKIKESILSCANASNSAKNAVDFETFEDLFGRTWLEKENFEDYSYFKKCANESNKNDFFKLKDELSIYYKIRAGFSLNKIFEVYLKFKNFKFEFNKNKNYLEFNDISNLVYDLLSTKIDKDFLYFRLDSNYSHILIDEFQDTSLLQYKILEPLIDEILSGDVTKFKTFFYVGDTKQSIYRFRGGKRELFDYVANTNKILEVEVLNTNYRSCENVINFVNELFLNLPNYEYFKQESVRTNGYVEVVVDTAFEEDEKFVNVAKKIEELLKNGVNFNDISILTYTNDDVLSLYYYLKQKFPNMKISTEMTSKLINQQNVKAVINAIKYTYFKEEIYKENLNAIIGNKLLTTLDLEINLDEISVQELIKELSKKLKIIDENIIKLIEVSSNFNNIVDFVYEIDKLEAIMENSESKGLQILTIFKSKGLEFHTVILLDRIKRKNVDKSSLLFDYENLELKNIFYKIKGYENFNKEYEKAIEKEKKLSLEDEINILYVAMTRAKNNMIILKKEKSSVFDILNMNVCKIGKIIESSNLVKIDEGKNIISYTPLNLGTQEKQIVKEKEIEVNHLHAKYFGLATHYCLEMMNDFSKENLKYFVNLSKTRFSNYLNDEDFVDIERRLNFLLNNELFNSIIINSSFISEQALIYKEEIKIIDLLLYKDDSYYIIDYKTTKEELEEHKSQVLYYKKAIKDIFQTANVKSYLIYLKTDSCLMYEV